In Agarivorans gilvus, one genomic interval encodes:
- the imuA gene encoding translesion DNA synthesis-associated protein ImuA: protein MAQPIEQLLQSNKVWQGSQWQQANIDVQSSGYKQLDQQLPHHGWPHSGLTEVLYEKHGVGELQLLLPALAKLSQQERWIIWVAPPFMPNAPALQQHGVDISKLIIVRAKQCQDILWTIEQALKSGSCSAVLGWLDHLDLTASRRLQLAAEQGNCHSYLFRPQQQQQQSSSASVRLAVNVSQRSQQINYHLLKRRGAAPLYNQELTRLN from the coding sequence ATGGCACAACCTATTGAACAACTGCTACAAAGCAACAAAGTATGGCAAGGCAGCCAATGGCAACAAGCGAATATTGATGTTCAGTCAAGTGGCTATAAGCAACTAGACCAACAATTACCCCATCACGGCTGGCCCCACAGTGGACTCACTGAAGTACTGTATGAAAAGCATGGTGTAGGAGAACTACAACTATTGCTTCCCGCTTTGGCAAAGCTAAGCCAACAGGAACGGTGGATTATTTGGGTTGCGCCTCCCTTCATGCCGAATGCTCCTGCCTTACAGCAACATGGAGTAGATATCAGTAAGCTCATCATTGTGCGAGCCAAACAGTGCCAAGATATTCTTTGGACCATTGAGCAAGCCCTAAAGAGTGGCTCTTGTAGCGCAGTTTTAGGCTGGTTAGATCATTTAGATTTGACAGCCAGTCGCCGTTTACAACTGGCCGCTGAGCAAGGTAATTGCCACAGCTATTTGTTCAGGCCACAACAGCAACAGCAACAAAGCTCTAGTGCCAGCGTTCGCCTAGCCGTTAATGTCAGCCAGCGTAGCCAGCAAATTAACTATCACCTACTAAAACGTCGCGGAGCCGCGCCACTGTACAACCAAGAGCTAACGCGACTAAATTAA